A region of Vigna radiata var. radiata cultivar VC1973A unplaced genomic scaffold, Vradiata_ver6 scaffold_48, whole genome shotgun sequence DNA encodes the following proteins:
- the LOC106752817 gene encoding cannabidiolic acid synthase-like 1 has product MKHLSSYFTLATAIALLFSFETPSLDTPEKFVQCFYNYPNITNSNSNVLYTQTNSSYSSVLNATIQNLRFLNIISKPQVIVIPVDVSHIQATIVCSQRHGLQIRTRSGGHDYEGRSYVSEVPFVVIDLINLREVTVDAENQTAWVQSGAQLGELYYRIYEKSKTLAFPAGVCYSVGTGGHISGGGYGFLMRKYGLASDNILDAQIVDVNGNLLDRQAMGEDLFWAIRGGGGASFGVIVAWKIKLVPVPSTVTIFNVARTLEENATEIIQKWQVVASKLDERIYIRMDMEKVRSRESGKKTIQVNFVSMFLGGVEELVPLMQKSLPELGLDRKDCTETSWIGSAVFLNSPWFGNASLEAPEILLNRTQIYSGYYKGKSDYVRQPISIDGLRGLWRFLLDDEIERSQVQFAPYGGRMYEISESELPFAHRSGYIFHIHYVTNWETAGDEATQRHMNWSRNVYKYMEPYVSNSPRAAYVNYRDLDIGVNNNGYTNYDQASIWGRKYFGNNFRRLATVKTRVDPYNFFRNEQSIPTLLEEVI; this is encoded by the coding sequence ATGAAGCATCTGAGCTCCTATTTCACCTTGGCTACTGCCAttgctcttttattttcatttgaaactCCTTCACTTGATACTCCTGAAAAGTTTGTTCAATGCTTTTACAACTATCCCAATATCACCAACTCAAACTCCAATGTTCTTTACACCCAAACAAACTCTTCATACTCCTCTGTCCTAAATGCTACCATTCAAAATCTTAGGTTCTTAAACATAATCTCAAAACCTCAAGTAATTGTGATACCAGTGGACGTTTCCCATATTCAAGCCACCATAGTGTGCTCCCAACGTCATGGCCTGCAAATTCGAACCCGAAGTGGAGGTCATGATTACGAGGGTCGCTCATACGTTTCCGAGGTTCCCTTTGTCGTCATTGATCTCATAAACCTTCGAGAAGTCACAGTTGACGCAGAAAATCAAACTGCATGGGTTCAATCTGGAGCACAGCTTGGAGAACTCTACTACAGGATTTACGAGAAAAGCAAAACACTTGCATTCCCAGCTGGTGTGTGCTATAGTGTGGGCACTGGTGGCCACATCAGTGGAGGTGGCTATGGATTCTTGATGCGTAAGTACGGTCTTGCCTCAGATAATATCTTAGATGCTCAAATAGTAGATGTGAATGGTAATCTACTTGACAGACAAGCCATGGGCGAAGATTTGTTTTGGGCAATCAGAGGAGGTGGTGGAGCAAGCTTTGGAGTCATCGTGGCTTGGAAGATAAAACTAGTTCCAGTTCCATCAACTGTGACAATATTCAATGTTGCAAGAACATTGGAAGAGAATGCAACCGAGATCATTCAAAAGTGGCAGGTTGTGGCGAGTAAATTGGATGAGCGTATATACATTAGGATGGACATGGAAAAGGTACGTTCACGTGAATCTGGAAAGAAGACAATACAAGTCAATTTTGTCTCCATGTTTCTAGGAGGTGTAGAAGAACTTGTTCCATTGATGCAAAAAAGCTTACCCGAGTTGGGTTTGGACAGAAAAGACTGTACTGAGACTAGTTGGATTGGCTCAGCTGTCTTCTTGAATTCTCCGTGGTTTGGAAATGCAAGCCTCGAAGCCCCAGAAATTTTGCTGAACAGAACTCAAATTTATTCAGGTTATTATAAAGGAAAATCTGATTATGTGAGGCAACCTATTTCAATTGATGGATTACGAGGGTTATGGCGCTTTCTTTTAGACGATGAGATTGAACGTTCTCAGGTTCAATTCGCTCCTTATGGAGGCAGAATGTATGAGATTTCTGAATCTGAACTTCCATTCGCACACAGATCTGGATACATATTTCATATTCACTACGTGACCAATTGGGAAACTGCAGGGGACGAGGCTACACAAAGGCACATGAATTGGAGTagaaatgtttataaatatatggaaCCATATGTTTCAAACTCTCCAAGAGCTGCATATGTGAATTACAGAGACCTTGACATTGGGGTTAATAACAATGGTTATACAAACTACGACCAAGCCAGCATTTGGGGTCGCAAGTATTTCGGTAACAATTTCAGGAGATTGGCTACCGTGAAGACTAGGGTTGATCCTTACAACTTTTTCAGAAACGAACAAAGTATTCCTACGCTGTTGGAGGAagtaatttaa